The DNA sequence GTTGGAAAAGAGCCTATCGATTGCAAATTGCTTATCCAACAGCGGCCATGCGTTGGCTTCAAAGTCCGGTGGGAATGAAATTGGGTGAACCGGATATGTTTGCCCTGATTTCACCGGAATTTACCATACCACAAATGTTATCGGTATATGGCGAAATGATTGGGACGAGTGGAACGTCGGAGGCTGGTCAACTTACCCTAATTGCAGGGGTGGGAATAGGAATAAACGGGAAAGAATTACCAGATAGGTATACAGTAGATTTGCCCATTATCTATCCACGCCTTTCTGTCTATTATAATGGAATTCTAGTAAAAGTTGGTGGCGAATACATAAAGCAACTCAAAGGACGATGGTCCTATATAATGGATTATGATATGTTTCTTATGCCCGGCGGTGAAGGCCGTTTTTCTTTTGAACACAAAAGCCTTTTAGTGTGGACAAAAAATGAAAGATTTTGCCTTTTCTTCGGTTATAAGCTCGTTGCCGGAGAATATCCTTTTGGGCCTCAGGCACATTTATTTCCGGCACTCGATTTGCAATTTGGTTGGTAATCTGTTCCGCACATTCTCACTGATTATATTCATCTCCTTTTGTTTCGGGCAAGGGGGTATGCCGGAGAACAATTTGGCGAATGAACTTGGATGTGGTAATTGCCACGGCGGCGCATCGGCATCAAGTATTATTAAGAACCGTGCCCCGGACCTTAGTTATGCAGGGTTGAAATATAATGAAGCATTCCTATTTGATTATTTAAAGTCCCCAAAATCCATTCGCAAAAATATTGGAAAATCACGTATGCCTGATTTTGAATTTTCTGATGATGAAGCGCTTGCTTTGACGAAATATCTCATGACCAGAAAGAATCTCCCCCATGGCCGGACGTTGAGTCAATCACGGATTAGAAATAACGATAATGGGTTTAACCTTATTCATAACGAATTGCAGTGTACGGCATGTCATACGCTAAATGGTGAGGGAGAGGAAAAATCGACAGATTTGACAGAAGCGGGGGTACGGCTACAACCCAATTGGTTGTACGACCTTATTCTGAACCCTTCGTCATATGTACCTCGTGAATCCCCAATGCCGAGCTTTTTTAACAAGGAGGATCCAACGGTCCTAAAGACAATAAAAACAATAGTGGGGTATTTGGGGAACATTGGGGAAATAAGAGGAAAAACCCTTAACCAAAAATTAAATACTGCTATTAAAGAAAATGCTTCTGTCACGAGCAGAATGGGCAGGGATATTTTTCTTTCTCAAAATTGTCAAGCATGTCATGATATGACAGGAGAAAACAATTGGTTTGAAAACCATAATGCGCCGGATTTAACCCATCAACGGATGAAAACACCTTCAGGTTGGTTACTTCAATATCTAAAAAATCCTTCACCAATTAGGCCAAATGGCTACTTTCCGGGGACTGGCAGTCGGATGCCGAATTATAATCTGAGTGAATTAGAGGTTGAAGTTTTAGGGGATTGGCTTGGTGGTGCCATTTCAAAAACAAAATTACTAAAAATATCTGATTTTCAATCTGATAAGGTTGAGCGGTTATTAAATGATTTTCTGCCCTGTTTGGGTTGTCATACACTCA is a window from the Candidatus Neomarinimicrobiota bacterium genome containing:
- a CDS encoding c-type cytochrome; the encoded protein is MANELGCGNCHGGASASSIIKNRAPDLSYAGLKYNEAFLFDYLKSPKSIRKNIGKSRMPDFEFSDDEALALTKYLMTRKNLPHGRTLSQSRIRNNDNGFNLIHNELQCTACHTLNGEGEEKSTDLTEAGVRLQPNWLYDLILNPSSYVPRESPMPSFFNKEDPTVLKTIKTIVGYLGNIGEIRGKTLNQKLNTAIKENASVTSRMGRDIFLSQNCQACHDMTGENNWFENHNAPDLTHQRMKTPSGWLLQYLKNPSPIRPNGYFPGTGSRMPNYNLSELEVEVLGDWLGGAISKTKLLKISDFQSDKVERLLNDFLPCLGCHTLNGNGGKIGPDLSNVGNRLTDGFIKMAIQMPHMVMPESIMPKTAMDPKMIPLIQSYFAQSASNKRVQYLNLIQNRPYPIENKYIANCASCHGSKGDGAGFNAAYLPIKPGDFTNGKLIGQKADDTLYDTIHVGGRIMNKSNFMPGWGEKLSQKEIVGYVQTIRDFCDCEQPGWAKK